In Temnothorax longispinosus isolate EJ_2023e chromosome 2, Tlon_JGU_v1, whole genome shotgun sequence, one DNA window encodes the following:
- the LOC139808477 gene encoding serine/threonine-protein kinase MARK2 isoform X8 encodes MMDDRESPFVRAQASRSLIRPQTGARKFLTPSSAERTVRQLNRQAANESSPTSPISKRLSAPLAPLESLKQWELVEDGKGLQVVEKRAGALSPIRPKEMVPTSPLYGRTPVSVKRLLSDTNMDANLEEKLRVFNESKIIQPIGLPFIHQRTELTSPAQLSAKPKAPLSLDLILNQQRTASTGTTTVESTDMLQRLEQQVKAIEMSTIAARTRHLENSSDFGAEVQLRYQEHEDLLRNITDDEAEGALLLHRGDATRNSTGNAGIASKKPTVKLSRTASDTRRGQEAETRAQSRMPQTRAIVRPIVTKKDHQRHQQPQQQNNATTIPLKPLSDMQKGIQSEKETGDGVGVSSSGGRLSSRSRTSEEPHIGKYKLLKTIGKGNFAKVKLAKHVPTGKEVAIKIIDKTQLNPGSLQKLFREVRIMKMLDHPNIVKLFQVIETEKTLYLVMEYASGGEVFDYLVLHGRMKEKEARAKFRQIVSAVQYCHQKKIIHRDLKAENLLLDSEMNIKIADFGFSNEFTPGNKLDTFCGSPPYAAPELFQGKKYDGPEVDVWSLGVILYTLVSGSLPFDGSTLRELRERVLRGKYRIPFYMSTDCENLLKKFLVLNPTKRASLEVRGDQNIMKDKWMNLGYEDDELKPYLEPEPDYRDHKRIGESTKALANMGYTRSEIEDSLGQAKYDDVFATYLLLGRKTTDPESDGSRSGSSLSLRNIPPQVSSGGGGGSSGGTGGAVQSPSHRGVHRSISASNPKPSRRASSGGETLRPSPGNATNHNHATAVTGTTVTGSGGSNFKRQNTVDAATIKENSARVSATRPSAPKNSQPPGQLDTMTMFILGVGTSPGGKARVNKSNTMNAGVGGGRPLTSPAPGSVGRRSTISYDQAKTSSSSTERTNEVPSLGEGTRPTRGHTKSASISASHRSSSGVPPSDHSLLDPQPRNAHNSLLATADPLRQSLGVCTSNRLTTTTTPAFPRNVPSRSTFHSGQNRAQRNHTQGHTQTQDTNAISPLARPSFFSKLSSKFSKRFF; translated from the exons ATGATGGACGATCGAGAGAGCCCGTTCGTGCGAGCACAGGCCAGCAGAAGCTTGATTCGGCCGCAGACAGGTGCACGAAAGTTCTTGACGCCGTCGTCCGCAGAAAGGACAGTGCGCCAGCTGAATCGACAGGCTGCTAACGAATCGAGCCCGACGAGCCCGATATCGAAGCGATTATCGGCGCCGCTCGCGCCCTTGGAAAGCTTGAAGCAGTGGGAATTGGTAGAGGATGGCAAGGGTTTGCAAGTAGTTGAGAAACGGGCCGGCGCTTTAAGCCCGATCAGACCCAAGGAGATGGTTCCCACGAGCCCGCTCTACGGTCGCACTCCCGTTTCCGTAAAGAGACTCCTCAGCGACACGAACATGGACGCGAATCTGGAGGAGAAGTTGAGAGTCTTCAATGAGTCGAAGATTATCCAACCGATCGGACTTCCGTTTATCCACCAGAGGACGGAACTGACATCACCCGCTCAACTGTCGGCAAAGCCCAAGGCGCCGCTCAGTCTCGATTTGATTCTGAATCAGCAGCGAACAGCGTCGACGGGCACGACGACGGTCGAAAGCACCGACATGCTGCAACGATTGGAACAGCAAGTTAAGGCCATCGAGATGAGCACGATCGCCGCGAGGACGCGTCACTTGGAGAACAGTTCGGATTTCGGAGCGGAAGTCCAGCTCAGATACCAGGAACACGAGGACTTGTTGCGAAACATCACCGACGATGAGGCCGAGGG GGCCTTGCTGTTGCACCGCGGAGACGCGACACGGAATTCCACCGGAAACGCCGGCATCGCGTCAAAGAAGCCCACCGTTAAGTTGTCCAGGACCGCTTCGGATACGCGGCGCGGACAAGAAGCGGAGACGAGAGCGCAATCCAGGATGCCGCAAACTCGCGCGATCGTCCGGCCGATAGTTACCAAGAAGGATCATCAGCGTCATCAGCAACCACAACAGCAGAACAACGCAACAACCATCCCGCTCAAACCGTTGTCAGACATGCAGAAGGGTATTCAGAGCGAGAAGGag ACGGGGGATGGCGTAGGGGTGTCGAGTAGCGGAGGTCGGCTCTCTTCGAGGAGTCGAACCTCCGAAGAACCTCATATCGGCAAGTACAAATTACTGAAGACCATTGGCAAAGGCAACTTTGCCAAGGTGAAACTTGCTAAGCATGTGCCCACGGGGAAGGAAGTAGCCATCAAGATCATCGATAAGACTCAATTGAATCCCGGTAGTCTTCAAAAG CTGTTCCGAGAAGTCAGGATAATGAAGATGCTTGACCATCCAAATATAGTGAAATTGTTCCAAGTGATCGAGACTGAAAAGACACTGTACCTGGTAATGGAGTATGCCAGTGGTGGCGAGGTCTTCGACTATCTGGTTCTGCACGGGCGGATGAAGGAGAAAGAAGCGAGAGCGAAGTTCAGGCAGATCGTTTCTGCTGTGCAATACTGCCATCAAAAGAAGATCATTCATAGAGACTTAAAAGCCGAAAATCTGTTGCTCGATAGTGAAATGAATATCAAGATCGCCGATTTCGGTTTTAGCAATGAATTCACACCCGGTAACAAATTAGACACATTTTGTGGCTCGCCGCCATATGCCGCACCGGAACTTTTTCAAG GAAAGAAATACGATGGTCCGGAAGTGGACGTATGGTCGTTAGGTGTAATTCTATACACATTGGTATCCGGCTCACTGCCTTTCGATGGTTCGACATTGAGGGAATTGAGGGAAAGGGTATTAAGGGGGAAATATAGAATTCCGTTTTATATGTCCACCGACTGTGAAAATCTTCTCAAGAAATTTTTGGTGCTCAATCCAACGAAGAGAGCCTCACTAGAGGTACGTGGGGATCAG AACATAATGAAGGATAAATGGATGAATTTGGGATACGAGGATGACGAATTAAAGCCGTACTTAGAACCTGAACCTGATTATAGAGATCACAAGAGGATAGGTGAGTCTACCA AGGCCTTAGCCAATATGGGATACACTCGAAGTGAAATAGAGGATTCTTTAGGACAAGCAAAATATGACGATGTATTCGCCACTTACTTGCTCTTAGGCAGAAAAACGACAGAT CCTGAAAGTGATGGATCACGCTCAGGTAGTTCATTATCGCTGCGTAACATTCCACCTCAAGTCAGTTCAGGTGGTGGAGGAGGAAGCAGTGGGGGAACAGGTGGCGCGGTACAGAGTCCATCTCACAGAGGTGTTCACAGAAGTATTTCTGCTAGCAATCCAAAACCCAGTAGACGGGCCTCGTCTGGTGGTGAAACTCTTC GACCCAGTCCAGGTAATGCAACGAATCACAATCACGCGACTGCAGTAACTGGCACAACTGTGACTGGAAGCGGAGGTAGTAATTTTAAACGACAAAATACTGTGGACGCAGCCACGATCAAGGAAAATAGTGCTCGCGTTTCTGCAACCCGGCCCTCCGCACCTAAAAACAGTCAACCACCTGGGCAATTAGATACTA TGACAATGTTTATTCTAGGCGTGGGTACCAGTCCTGGTGGTAAAGCAAGGGTAAACAAGAGCAACACAATGAACGCAGGGGTAGGTGGTGGTCGGCCTCTTACCTCACCTGCTCCTGGTTCTGTTGGTCGACGTAGCACCATCTCCTATGATCAAGCAAAAACATCATCATCATCTACTGAAAGAACCAACGAAGTACCCAG CCTGGGCGAGGGCACTAGACCAACGCGGGGTCACACCAAGTCTGCGAGCATCAGCGCAAGTCACCGTTCCTCAAGTGGTGTACCCCCCAGCGACCATTCACTACTGGACCCTCAACCACGCAACGCCCACAACTCCTTACTCGCCACTGCTGACCCCCTTAGGCAGAG tTTGGGTGTATGCACAAGCAACAGACTTACCACAACCACTACGCCAGCATTTCCACGGAATGTTCCGAGTCGCAGTACGTTCCATTCTGGCCAAAATAGAGCACAGCGAAATCACACTCAG GGTCACACACAAACGCAGGACACAAATGCAATTAGCCCACTAGCAAGGCCGTCCTTCTTCTCGAAATTATCCTCGAAGTTCTCCAAACG atttttttaa
- the LOC139808477 gene encoding serine/threonine-protein kinase MARK2 isoform X9 yields MMDDRESPFVRAQASRSLIRPQTGARKFLTPSSAERTVRQLNRQAANESSPTSPISKRLSAPLAPLESLKQWELVEDGKGLQVVEKRAGALSPIRPKEMVPTSPLYGRTPVSVKRLLSDTNMDANLEEKLRVFNESKIIQPIGLPFIHQRTELTSPAQLSAKPKAPLSLDLILNQQRTASTGTTTVESTDMLQRLEQQVKAIEMSTIAARTRHLENSSDFGAEVQLRYQEHEDLLRNITDDEAEGALLLHRGDATRNSTGNAGIASKKPTVKLSRTASDTRRGQEAETRAQSRMPQTRAIVRPIVTKKDHQRHQQPQQQNNATTIPLKPLSDMQKGIQSEKETGDGVGVSSSGGRLSSRSRTSEEPHIGKYKLLKTIGKGNFAKVKLAKHVPTGKEVAIKIIDKTQLNPGSLQKLFREVRIMKMLDHPNIVKLFQVIETEKTLYLVMEYASGGEVFDYLVLHGRMKEKEARAKFRQIVSAVQYCHQKKIIHRDLKAENLLLDSEMNIKIADFGFSNEFTPGNKLDTFCGSPPYAAPELFQGKKYDGPEVDVWSLGVILYTLVSGSLPFDGSTLRELRERVLRGKYRIPFYMSTDCENLLKKFLVLNPTKRASLEVRGDQNIMKDKWMNLGYEDDELKPYLEPEPDYRDHKRIGESTKALANMGYTRSEIEDSLGQAKYDDVFATYLLLGRKTTDPESDGSRSGSSLSLRNIPPQVSSGGGGGSSGGTGGAVQSPSHRGVHRSISASNPKPSRRASSGGETLRPSPGNATNHNHATAVTGTTVTGSGGSNFKRQNTVDAATIKENSARVSATRPSAPKNSQPPGQLDTMTMFILGVGTSPGGKARVNKSNTMNAGVGGGRPLTSPAPGSVGRRSTISYDQAKTSSSSTERTNEVPSLGEGTRPTRGHTKSASISASHRSSSGVPPSDHSLLDPQPRNAHNSLLATADPLRQSLGVCTSNRLTTTTTPAFPRNVPSRSTFHSGQNRAQRNHTQGHTQTQDTNAISPLARPSFFSKLSSKFSKRP; encoded by the exons ATGATGGACGATCGAGAGAGCCCGTTCGTGCGAGCACAGGCCAGCAGAAGCTTGATTCGGCCGCAGACAGGTGCACGAAAGTTCTTGACGCCGTCGTCCGCAGAAAGGACAGTGCGCCAGCTGAATCGACAGGCTGCTAACGAATCGAGCCCGACGAGCCCGATATCGAAGCGATTATCGGCGCCGCTCGCGCCCTTGGAAAGCTTGAAGCAGTGGGAATTGGTAGAGGATGGCAAGGGTTTGCAAGTAGTTGAGAAACGGGCCGGCGCTTTAAGCCCGATCAGACCCAAGGAGATGGTTCCCACGAGCCCGCTCTACGGTCGCACTCCCGTTTCCGTAAAGAGACTCCTCAGCGACACGAACATGGACGCGAATCTGGAGGAGAAGTTGAGAGTCTTCAATGAGTCGAAGATTATCCAACCGATCGGACTTCCGTTTATCCACCAGAGGACGGAACTGACATCACCCGCTCAACTGTCGGCAAAGCCCAAGGCGCCGCTCAGTCTCGATTTGATTCTGAATCAGCAGCGAACAGCGTCGACGGGCACGACGACGGTCGAAAGCACCGACATGCTGCAACGATTGGAACAGCAAGTTAAGGCCATCGAGATGAGCACGATCGCCGCGAGGACGCGTCACTTGGAGAACAGTTCGGATTTCGGAGCGGAAGTCCAGCTCAGATACCAGGAACACGAGGACTTGTTGCGAAACATCACCGACGATGAGGCCGAGGG GGCCTTGCTGTTGCACCGCGGAGACGCGACACGGAATTCCACCGGAAACGCCGGCATCGCGTCAAAGAAGCCCACCGTTAAGTTGTCCAGGACCGCTTCGGATACGCGGCGCGGACAAGAAGCGGAGACGAGAGCGCAATCCAGGATGCCGCAAACTCGCGCGATCGTCCGGCCGATAGTTACCAAGAAGGATCATCAGCGTCATCAGCAACCACAACAGCAGAACAACGCAACAACCATCCCGCTCAAACCGTTGTCAGACATGCAGAAGGGTATTCAGAGCGAGAAGGag ACGGGGGATGGCGTAGGGGTGTCGAGTAGCGGAGGTCGGCTCTCTTCGAGGAGTCGAACCTCCGAAGAACCTCATATCGGCAAGTACAAATTACTGAAGACCATTGGCAAAGGCAACTTTGCCAAGGTGAAACTTGCTAAGCATGTGCCCACGGGGAAGGAAGTAGCCATCAAGATCATCGATAAGACTCAATTGAATCCCGGTAGTCTTCAAAAG CTGTTCCGAGAAGTCAGGATAATGAAGATGCTTGACCATCCAAATATAGTGAAATTGTTCCAAGTGATCGAGACTGAAAAGACACTGTACCTGGTAATGGAGTATGCCAGTGGTGGCGAGGTCTTCGACTATCTGGTTCTGCACGGGCGGATGAAGGAGAAAGAAGCGAGAGCGAAGTTCAGGCAGATCGTTTCTGCTGTGCAATACTGCCATCAAAAGAAGATCATTCATAGAGACTTAAAAGCCGAAAATCTGTTGCTCGATAGTGAAATGAATATCAAGATCGCCGATTTCGGTTTTAGCAATGAATTCACACCCGGTAACAAATTAGACACATTTTGTGGCTCGCCGCCATATGCCGCACCGGAACTTTTTCAAG GAAAGAAATACGATGGTCCGGAAGTGGACGTATGGTCGTTAGGTGTAATTCTATACACATTGGTATCCGGCTCACTGCCTTTCGATGGTTCGACATTGAGGGAATTGAGGGAAAGGGTATTAAGGGGGAAATATAGAATTCCGTTTTATATGTCCACCGACTGTGAAAATCTTCTCAAGAAATTTTTGGTGCTCAATCCAACGAAGAGAGCCTCACTAGAGGTACGTGGGGATCAG AACATAATGAAGGATAAATGGATGAATTTGGGATACGAGGATGACGAATTAAAGCCGTACTTAGAACCTGAACCTGATTATAGAGATCACAAGAGGATAGGTGAGTCTACCA AGGCCTTAGCCAATATGGGATACACTCGAAGTGAAATAGAGGATTCTTTAGGACAAGCAAAATATGACGATGTATTCGCCACTTACTTGCTCTTAGGCAGAAAAACGACAGAT CCTGAAAGTGATGGATCACGCTCAGGTAGTTCATTATCGCTGCGTAACATTCCACCTCAAGTCAGTTCAGGTGGTGGAGGAGGAAGCAGTGGGGGAACAGGTGGCGCGGTACAGAGTCCATCTCACAGAGGTGTTCACAGAAGTATTTCTGCTAGCAATCCAAAACCCAGTAGACGGGCCTCGTCTGGTGGTGAAACTCTTC GACCCAGTCCAGGTAATGCAACGAATCACAATCACGCGACTGCAGTAACTGGCACAACTGTGACTGGAAGCGGAGGTAGTAATTTTAAACGACAAAATACTGTGGACGCAGCCACGATCAAGGAAAATAGTGCTCGCGTTTCTGCAACCCGGCCCTCCGCACCTAAAAACAGTCAACCACCTGGGCAATTAGATACTA TGACAATGTTTATTCTAGGCGTGGGTACCAGTCCTGGTGGTAAAGCAAGGGTAAACAAGAGCAACACAATGAACGCAGGGGTAGGTGGTGGTCGGCCTCTTACCTCACCTGCTCCTGGTTCTGTTGGTCGACGTAGCACCATCTCCTATGATCAAGCAAAAACATCATCATCATCTACTGAAAGAACCAACGAAGTACCCAG CCTGGGCGAGGGCACTAGACCAACGCGGGGTCACACCAAGTCTGCGAGCATCAGCGCAAGTCACCGTTCCTCAAGTGGTGTACCCCCCAGCGACCATTCACTACTGGACCCTCAACCACGCAACGCCCACAACTCCTTACTCGCCACTGCTGACCCCCTTAGGCAGAG tTTGGGTGTATGCACAAGCAACAGACTTACCACAACCACTACGCCAGCATTTCCACGGAATGTTCCGAGTCGCAGTACGTTCCATTCTGGCCAAAATAGAGCACAGCGAAATCACACTCAG GGTCACACACAAACGCAGGACACAAATGCAATTAGCCCACTAGCAAGGCCGTCCTTCTTCTCGAAATTATCCTCGAAGTTCTCCAAACG GCCATGA